A window of Polaribacter litorisediminis contains these coding sequences:
- the cysS gene encoding cysteine--tRNA ligase — translation MELYKNNQLKIYNSLSKQKEDFKPITEGYVGMYVCGPTVYSNAHLGNVRTFMFFDVMYRYLLHLGYKVRYVRNITDAGHLENDAEEGEDKIAIKARLEQIEPMEVVQRYTLDFHNVLKNYNFLPPSIEPTATGHIVEQIEMIKEIIEKGFAYEVNGSVYFDVLEYNKKGNYGILSGRKVEDLIHNTRTLDGQSDKKNPQDFALWKKADERHIMRWPSPWSDGFPGWHLECSVMSTKYLGEQFDIHGGGMDLKFPHHECEIAQSQTCSGVKPVNYWMHTNMLLLNSQKMAKSSGNFILPNEILSGENDILPKAFSASVVRFFNMQANYRSILDFSGEALEASEKGHSKLMEAVAYMDKIQAGTISTFDVQKWKSDCYAAMNDDFNTPILIAHLFEAVKLINQIKEKKANLSAQDLAEFKGTMNAFVFDVLGLMNETAQGNSEKIKGVVELLIKLRKEARENKEWALSDQIRDELIELGIQLKDGKEGTTFSIN, via the coding sequence AACTTTTATGTTTTTTGATGTGATGTATAGATACCTTTTACATTTAGGTTATAAAGTGCGCTATGTGCGTAATATTACCGATGCCGGTCATTTAGAAAACGATGCAGAAGAAGGCGAAGACAAAATTGCCATCAAAGCTCGTTTAGAACAAATTGAACCGATGGAGGTTGTGCAGCGTTACACTTTAGACTTTCATAATGTATTAAAAAATTACAATTTTTTACCACCAAGTATAGAGCCAACGGCAACAGGTCATATAGTTGAACAGATTGAAATGATTAAAGAAATCATAGAAAAAGGTTTTGCGTATGAGGTCAATGGTTCTGTTTATTTTGATGTTTTAGAATACAATAAAAAAGGCAATTACGGAATTCTTTCTGGCAGAAAAGTAGAAGATCTAATTCATAATACAAGAACCTTAGACGGCCAGTCTGATAAGAAAAATCCACAAGATTTTGCACTTTGGAAAAAAGCAGACGAGCGCCATATTATGCGTTGGCCATCTCCTTGGTCTGATGGTTTTCCGGGTTGGCATTTAGAGTGTTCTGTGATGAGCACTAAGTATTTGGGAGAACAGTTTGATATTCATGGAGGCGGAATGGATTTAAAATTCCCACATCATGAATGTGAAATTGCACAATCTCAAACCTGTAGTGGTGTAAAGCCTGTAAACTATTGGATGCACACAAATATGTTGCTATTAAATAGTCAGAAAATGGCAAAGTCTAGTGGTAATTTTATTTTACCAAATGAAATTTTATCTGGGGAAAATGACATTTTACCAAAAGCATTTTCGGCTTCTGTTGTTCGTTTTTTTAATATGCAAGCCAATTACAGAAGTATTCTAGATTTTTCAGGTGAAGCGCTAGAAGCATCAGAAAAAGGGCATTCTAAATTGATGGAAGCTGTTGCTTACATGGATAAAATTCAAGCAGGTACAATATCTACTTTCGATGTTCAAAAATGGAAGTCTGATTGTTATGCAGCGATGAATGATGACTTTAATACACCAATTTTAATAGCACACTTATTTGAGGCTGTAAAACTAATCAATCAAATAAAAGAGAAAAAAGCAAATTTGTCAGCACAAGATTTAGCAGAATTTAAGGGAACTATGAATGCTTTTGTTTTTGATGTTTTAGGTTTGATGAATGAAACTGCTCAAGGAAATTCAGAAAAAATAAAAGGAGTAGTAGAGCTTCTGATTAAATTAAGAAAAGAAGCAAGAGAAAATAAAGAATGGGCATTATCAGATCAAATAAGAGATGAATTAATTGAACTCGGAATTCAGTTAAAAGACGGAAAGGAAGGAACCACTTTTTCAATAAATTAA
- the yidD gene encoding membrane protein insertion efficiency factor YidD, protein MKKILSYPFIILVRFYQVAISPYTPATCRYSPTCSHYTIEALQKHGLFSGGWLALKRIFSCHPWGGSGYDPVPEKKK, encoded by the coding sequence TTGAAAAAAATACTTTCATATCCGTTCATTATACTCGTTCGGTTTTATCAAGTAGCGATATCGCCATATACACCAGCAACTTGCAGATACAGTCCAACCTGTTCTCATTATACCATAGAAGCATTGCAAAAACATGGTTTATTTTCTGGTGGTTGGTTGGCCTTAAAAAGAATATTTAGCTGTCATCCTTGGGGAGGAAGTGGTTATGACCCTGTTCCGGAAAAAAAGAAATAA
- the lgt gene encoding prolipoprotein diacylglyceryl transferase — protein MNFLAIEWEPSLGIDLGFFVVRWYSLMFVAAFLLGLHLMKKIYIKDEIPIEKLDVLFMYTFISMLVGMRLGDVFFYSWDYYQNHLLEIIIPFKQVNGTWKFTGFTGFASHGAAIGIILTMYFYAKKHLHKPWLFILDRLAIMVALAGFFIRTGNFMNSEIYGKATGSNFGVIFKNNGEDFPRHPTQLYEAFSYLILFFVMWYLYWKTDKKQQVGFLFGLFMAVLWSLRFFIEFLKEAQVDGREDWVFNALNTGQVLSIPLVLIGLWLMFRKTKSTENVTS, from the coding sequence ATGAATTTTTTAGCAATAGAGTGGGAACCTTCCTTAGGAATCGATTTAGGGTTTTTTGTAGTTCGTTGGTATAGTTTGATGTTTGTAGCCGCGTTTTTGTTGGGCTTACATTTGATGAAAAAAATATATATTAAAGACGAAATTCCAATAGAAAAACTCGACGTCCTTTTTATGTATACTTTTATTTCTATGCTAGTAGGAATGCGCTTAGGAGATGTTTTCTTTTATAGTTGGGATTATTATCAAAACCATTTATTAGAAATAATTATTCCTTTTAAACAAGTAAATGGAACGTGGAAATTTACAGGTTTTACAGGGTTTGCCAGTCATGGAGCTGCCATTGGTATTATTTTAACCATGTACTTTTATGCTAAAAAACATTTACATAAACCTTGGTTATTTATTTTAGATAGGTTGGCAATTATGGTGGCTTTGGCTGGATTTTTTATCAGAACAGGAAATTTTATGAATTCAGAAATCTACGGAAAGGCTACAGGAAGTAATTTTGGTGTTATTTTTAAAAATAATGGTGAAGATTTCCCCAGACATCCAACCCAATTATATGAAGCTTTTAGTTACCTAATTTTATTTTTTGTGATGTGGTATCTATACTGGAAAACAGATAAAAAACAGCAAGTAGGTTTCTTATTTGGCTTGTTTATGGCAGTTTTATGGTCGCTACGTTTTTTTATAGAATTTCTGAAAGAAGCTCAGGTTGATGGGAGAGAAGATTGGGTTTTTAATGCATTAAACACCGGACAAGTTTTAAGTATTCCATTAGTTTTAATCGGTTTATGGCTCATGTTTAGAAAAACAAAAAGCACAGAGAACGTAACATCATGA
- a CDS encoding DUF6787 family protein, which produces MNKLKERWGIESNWAVVAIFVVFAINGSFAAWVAKPITAFLGLSPDTISVWFYYPLRILLIFPIYQLTLPIVGFLFGQFKFFWTFEKKFLSRLGLGFLFKENN; this is translated from the coding sequence ATGAATAAATTAAAAGAACGTTGGGGTATCGAAAGTAATTGGGCAGTTGTTGCAATTTTTGTAGTTTTTGCCATTAATGGTTCTTTTGCTGCTTGGGTTGCAAAACCTATCACGGCTTTTTTAGGATTATCACCAGACACAATTTCCGTTTGGTTCTATTATCCTCTGAGGATTTTATTGATTTTTCCTATTTACCAACTCACACTGCCCATTGTTGGTTTTCTTTTCGGTCAATTTAAATTCTTTTGGACTTTTGAAAAAAAGTTTTTGAGCCGTCTGGGTTTAGGTTTTTTATTTAAAGAAAATAATTAA
- a CDS encoding NUDIX hydrolase has product MNFKDFTKKIEDLQQMKLGGLEAQFRMAPQLRLRYNKDKIIANNPRRAAVLALLYPNIKNETTLLLTQRAIYKGTHSAQISFPGGKTEKRDLNLQETALRETFEEVGVVPSTIAVIRELTDVYIPPSNFLATPFLGFVDKKPQFILNHEVATIIEVLVSDLLNEKNITSVNVSTSYMENSEVPCFKIDNHIIWGATGMMLSEIKELLK; this is encoded by the coding sequence ATGAATTTTAAAGACTTCACAAAAAAAATTGAAGATTTACAGCAAATGAAATTAGGTGGTTTAGAAGCGCAATTTAGAATGGCTCCTCAACTTCGTTTACGATATAATAAAGACAAAATAATAGCAAATAATCCAAGGAGAGCCGCTGTTTTAGCGTTATTATATCCAAATATAAAAAATGAAACAACGCTACTTTTAACACAAAGAGCAATTTATAAGGGTACACATTCTGCACAAATTAGTTTTCCCGGTGGAAAAACGGAAAAAAGGGACCTTAATTTGCAAGAAACAGCTTTAAGAGAAACGTTTGAGGAAGTAGGCGTAGTGCCATCAACTATTGCCGTTATAAGAGAACTAACCGATGTGTACATTCCGCCTAGTAATTTTTTAGCAACTCCTTTTTTAGGGTTTGTTGATAAAAAACCTCAATTTATTTTAAACCATGAAGTAGCTACCATTATTGAAGTTTTAGTAAGTGATTTGTTGAATGAAAAGAATATTACTAGTGTGAATGTAAGCACGTCATACATGGAAAATTCGGAAGTTCCTTGTTTTAAAATTGATAATCACATTATTTGGGGGGCAACAGGTATGATGCTTTCCGAAATTAAAGAACTCTTAAAATAG
- a CDS encoding lysophospholipid acyltransferase family protein — MPLFKRNPFGHYLFIKKWIIRFFGVVSHGRYRNFNQLQIEGSQILRDLPDRKVLFISNHQTYFADVAAMFHVFNAALKGRDDTIKNIGYIWQPKLNFYFVAAGETMRAGLLPKIFAYAGSVSIDRTWRSEGKDVKRQVKNTDISNIGKAIEDGWVITFPQGTTTPFKPIRRGTAHIIKTYKPIVVPIVIDGFRRSFDKKGLRIKRKNVLQSMVIKEPLDIDYENDEIADIVTKIEYAIEQHPSFLKVLSVEDLEELQKEEEELNKQRTFWNS, encoded by the coding sequence ATGCCCTTATTTAAAAGGAACCCTTTTGGACATTACTTATTTATAAAAAAGTGGATTATTCGTTTTTTCGGAGTGGTATCTCATGGCAGGTATCGTAATTTTAATCAACTTCAGATCGAAGGATCACAAATATTAAGAGATTTACCAGATAGAAAAGTATTGTTCATTTCTAATCATCAAACTTATTTTGCGGATGTGGCTGCGATGTTTCATGTTTTTAATGCTGCTTTGAAAGGTAGAGATGATACTATTAAAAATATTGGCTATATATGGCAGCCCAAGTTGAATTTTTATTTTGTGGCTGCAGGAGAAACGATGCGTGCGGGTTTATTGCCAAAAATATTTGCCTATGCAGGGTCGGTTTCTATAGATCGAACTTGGAGAAGTGAAGGTAAAGATGTAAAGAGACAGGTGAAAAATACTGACATTTCGAATATTGGGAAAGCTATAGAAGATGGTTGGGTAATTACATTTCCGCAAGGAACCACAACACCATTTAAACCGATTCGAAGAGGAACGGCACATATTATAAAAACCTATAAGCCCATTGTTGTACCCATTGTTATTGATGGTTTTCGACGTTCTTTTGATAAAAAAGGTCTTCGGATTAAACGAAAAAATGTCTTACAGTCTATGGTAATTAAAGAACCTTTAGATATTGATTACGAAAATGATGAGATTGCTGATATTGTTACCAAAATCGAATATGCGATAGAACAACACCCTTCTTTCTTGAAAGTTTTGTCTGTTGAAGATTTAGAGGAATTACAGAAAGAGGAAGAAGAACTAAACAAACAAAGAACTTTTTGGAATTCTTAA
- a CDS encoding glycoside hydrolase family 16 protein translates to MKKIVHKLIILSISSIILISCKDKEVKNNTEPKKENILSKIETKYNPSDGWELTWSDEFDAEAINENNWTAQVLKAGHFNDEWQRYTSSNENAYIENNCLVIKAMHKSDVHGMDQYTSARMHTGNKQSFKYGKISARIKLPEGKGIWPAFWMLGANINEIGGDTPWPKSGEIDILELYGSKDDGMIEANIHFADSNNKHAQMGAVPFKLKEGKFADNFHVFELEWDSEKMTWFVDGKQFASTSITADHLSEFHKEFYILLNLAVGGTYAGRPDKTTKFPQYMFVDWVRVYKKK, encoded by the coding sequence ATGAAAAAAATAGTACACAAACTCATCATACTATCGATAAGTTCAATTATTTTAATCTCCTGTAAAGACAAAGAAGTGAAAAACAACACAGAACCTAAAAAAGAAAATATCCTATCCAAAATAGAAACAAAGTATAACCCAAGCGACGGTTGGGAATTAACTTGGTCTGATGAATTTGATGCTGAAGCAATCAATGAGAATAATTGGACCGCTCAAGTGTTAAAGGCAGGACATTTTAATGATGAATGGCAGCGTTATACGAGCTCCAATGAAAATGCGTATATCGAAAACAATTGTTTGGTCATTAAAGCAATGCATAAAAGTGATGTGCATGGCATGGATCAATATACCTCTGCAAGAATGCATACGGGAAATAAACAATCTTTTAAATACGGAAAAATATCAGCTCGCATAAAACTTCCAGAAGGCAAAGGTATTTGGCCTGCTTTTTGGATGCTTGGCGCTAATATAAACGAAATTGGTGGTGATACTCCTTGGCCAAAATCAGGAGAGATTGATATTTTAGAATTATATGGCTCTAAGGATGATGGTATGATCGAAGCGAATATTCATTTCGCAGATTCTAATAATAAACATGCACAAATGGGAGCTGTTCCCTTTAAACTTAAAGAAGGTAAATTTGCAGATAATTTTCATGTTTTTGAGTTGGAGTGGGACTCGGAAAAAATGACTTGGTTTGTGGACGGAAAACAATTTGCTTCAACCTCCATTACAGCAGATCACTTATCGGAATTTCATAAAGAGTTTTACATCCTTTTAAATCTTGCTGTTGGTGGCACCTATGCTGGCCGTCCTGACAAAACAACTAAATTCCCGCAATATATGTTTGTGGACTGGGTGCGAGTTTACAAAAAGAAATAA